A genomic segment from Polyangium mundeleinium encodes:
- a CDS encoding sensor histidine kinase, protein MLTADVEPRELPIADESLGLLLDAGQALGNVTDLGPRLAAVASRVAQWIRGFCLVHLLEGGGARLAAVDHEDPVKAELLRQPCMQRSPALDSTKSPLAHVMRSGVAQVLPETSDAMLAATMSDDEALAVLRAVTITAGMLVPIVWQGRALGAITLAVSCKERRIVGTDLKVAEELARRIALAVVEDRATRDEHEAARVARAAMDRTKRLHSITRRLSFALTAAQVAEVVVEHARSEMGAHAGSMCLLDEERGALVIERASGYASSIVEPFKVIPLNTRLPLTDAVRSRQPIFLATVEEYLTRYPHLDRVQRDQKSLAFAALPLLAQGRVLGALGLSLAGTRRLDEAEQHFLESVAEHCAQALERARLYDLERRAREENDRLYRASQAAVRAREDLLAIVSHDLRNPLVAIKLAATQIGREAGEDARTKNKTALILRSADRMDRMIRDLLDASRIETGGLALSVGREDVRAVVREAIDHFKPLAAPKGIQIDEELPDEALFARIDRERVLQVLWNLVGNAIKFTPEGGVVTLRLTCEGSFARIDVADSGPGIRSEHLPHVFDRYFHAETSKTSGTGLGLFIADGLVRAHGGTIHVESEPGVGARFWFTLPLGDAA, encoded by the coding sequence ATGCTGACTGCCGACGTCGAGCCACGCGAGCTGCCGATCGCGGACGAGTCTCTCGGACTCTTGCTCGACGCGGGACAAGCGCTCGGGAACGTGACCGACCTCGGGCCGCGGCTCGCCGCGGTGGCCTCTCGCGTGGCCCAGTGGATCCGAGGGTTTTGCCTCGTTCACTTGCTCGAAGGGGGCGGCGCGCGGCTCGCCGCGGTGGATCACGAGGACCCCGTGAAAGCCGAGCTCCTCCGGCAGCCGTGCATGCAAAGGAGCCCGGCGCTCGACTCGACGAAGAGCCCGCTCGCGCACGTCATGCGCAGCGGCGTGGCGCAGGTCCTGCCCGAGACCTCGGACGCGATGCTCGCCGCGACGATGAGCGACGACGAGGCCCTCGCGGTCCTGCGCGCGGTCACGATCACCGCGGGGATGCTCGTGCCGATCGTCTGGCAAGGACGCGCGCTCGGGGCGATCACGCTGGCGGTGAGCTGCAAGGAGCGGCGGATCGTAGGCACCGATCTGAAGGTGGCCGAGGAGCTCGCGCGGAGGATCGCGCTCGCGGTCGTCGAAGATCGAGCGACGCGGGACGAGCACGAGGCAGCCCGCGTCGCGCGCGCGGCGATGGACCGCACGAAGCGGCTGCATTCGATCACGCGGCGGCTCTCGTTCGCGCTCACCGCCGCGCAAGTGGCCGAGGTGGTCGTGGAGCATGCGCGGAGCGAGATGGGCGCGCATGCCGGGTCGATGTGCCTGCTCGATGAAGAGCGCGGGGCGCTCGTGATCGAGCGGGCCTCGGGCTACGCGAGCAGCATCGTCGAGCCGTTCAAGGTGATCCCGCTCAACACCCGCCTGCCGCTCACGGATGCGGTGCGCTCCCGCCAGCCGATCTTCCTCGCGACGGTCGAGGAGTACCTCACGCGCTACCCGCACCTCGACCGCGTCCAGCGTGATCAGAAGAGCCTCGCGTTCGCGGCGCTCCCGCTCCTCGCGCAGGGTCGGGTCCTCGGGGCGCTGGGCCTCTCGCTCGCGGGGACGCGGCGGCTCGACGAGGCGGAGCAGCACTTCCTGGAGTCGGTCGCGGAGCACTGCGCGCAGGCCCTCGAACGCGCGCGTCTCTACGACCTCGAACGCCGCGCGCGAGAGGAAAACGACAGGCTCTACCGCGCGTCGCAGGCGGCCGTGCGGGCGCGCGAGGACCTCCTCGCGATCGTGTCGCACGATCTCCGAAATCCGCTCGTCGCCATCAAGCTGGCCGCCACGCAGATCGGGCGGGAGGCGGGTGAGGACGCGCGGACCAAGAACAAGACCGCGCTCATCCTGCGCTCGGCGGACCGCATGGATCGCATGATCCGCGACCTGCTCGACGCCTCGCGGATCGAGACGGGCGGGCTCGCGCTCTCGGTCGGGCGCGAGGACGTGCGCGCGGTCGTGCGCGAAGCGATCGATCACTTCAAGCCGCTCGCGGCGCCGAAGGGCATCCAGATCGACGAGGAGCTGCCCGACGAGGCACTCTTCGCGCGGATCGATCGCGAGCGCGTGCTCCAGGTGCTCTGGAACCTCGTGGGGAACGCCATCAAGTTCACGCCCGAGGGAGGCGTGGTGACCCTGCGCCTCACGTGCGAGGGCTCGTTCGCGCGCATCGACGTCGCCGACAGCGGCCCCGGGATCCGGAGCGAGCACCTGCCGCACGTCTTCGATCGGTACTTCCACGCCGAGACGAGCAAGACCTCCGGCACCGGGCTCGGCCTCTTCATCGCCGACGGCCTCGTCCGCGCGCATGGCGGCACGATCCACGTCGAGAGCGAGCCCGGCGTGGGCGCGCGCTTCTGGTTCACGTTGCCGCTCGGAGACGCGGCTTAG
- a CDS encoding LolA family protein: MMRKVRFLSIPSLLAACAVVPALLLCSTDGHTQAAAPAAPAAAPAKGPTAEEIGRRVQAFYDSTKTFKATFAQTYTIKVQNVKKESKGTVTFEKPGKMSWSYDAPNGNRVVSDGKVIRVYEKENEQMFETPVKNSQYPAALAFLMGTGQLVKDFNLKLLDAAQMKFEGGYVLEGTPKDATPAYQKVLLYVDAQTNQVRRVLILDAQGNKNRFDFSAPVVNQPVAKGEFDFTPPPGTRVVKP, from the coding sequence ATGATGCGTAAGGTAAGGTTCCTCTCGATCCCCTCCCTCCTCGCGGCATGCGCCGTGGTCCCTGCTCTCCTGCTCTGCTCGACCGATGGCCACACCCAGGCCGCCGCGCCTGCCGCGCCTGCTGCGGCGCCTGCGAAGGGCCCCACGGCCGAGGAGATCGGCCGCCGCGTTCAGGCGTTCTACGACTCCACGAAGACCTTCAAGGCCACGTTCGCGCAGACCTATACGATCAAGGTCCAGAACGTGAAGAAGGAGTCGAAGGGCACGGTCACCTTCGAGAAGCCCGGCAAGATGAGCTGGTCGTACGACGCGCCGAACGGCAACCGCGTCGTGTCCGACGGCAAGGTGATCCGCGTCTACGAGAAAGAAAACGAGCAGATGTTCGAGACGCCGGTCAAAAACTCGCAATACCCGGCGGCGCTCGCGTTCCTCATGGGCACCGGCCAGCTCGTGAAGGATTTCAACCTCAAGCTGCTCGACGCCGCGCAGATGAAGTTCGAGGGCGGATACGTGCTCGAAGGCACGCCGAAAGACGCGACGCCCGCCTACCAGAAGGTCCTCCTTTACGTCGACGCGCAGACGAACCAGGTGCGCCGCGTGCTCATCCTCGACGCGCAGGGCAACAAGAACCGCTTCGACTTCAGCGCCCCTGTCGTCAACCAGCCCGTCGCCAAGGGCGAGTTCGACTTCACGCCGCCGCCCGGCACGCGCGTCGTCAAGCCTTGA
- a CDS encoding FAD-binding oxidoreductase — MLRRAPFPRPSAAAVDKARRLLDRALGPSKVITSPEDCEAYAGDESDQEPVIPDAVVVAETPDDILRALAAASEAEVPIVPRGAGSGKSGGAVPVGGGIVVTTLGMRSIKEIDREELVAVVEPGVILGDFHAAVEAEGLFYPPDPNSLKMCALGGNLAENAGGPRAFKYGVTREYVLGLEVLLVDGTRLRTGRRTVKGVTGYDVTSLLVGSEGTLAVFTEATLQLIPKPPSVVTLLGLFDTALASGRAVSAIIAAGLVPRCLELLDAGALSAVRARGVPVDARAGALLLIEVDGDPASCEAAMERIGEACVAEGALDVLVAQDAAQRERLWEARRALSPATRAMARYKISEDVVVPRTRLPDLLREIDRISEETSIRMLSYGHAGDGNLHVNFLWDDPDAGPRVERGLDRLFRAVIGMRGTLTGEHGVGTSKAEYLPLEQGPELIELQRRLKAVFDPKNLLNPHKIFPRRGHGVC, encoded by the coding sequence GTGCTTCGTCGCGCGCCTTTCCCCCGTCCCTCCGCTGCCGCCGTCGACAAGGCGCGGCGCTTGCTCGATCGCGCCCTCGGGCCCTCGAAGGTCATCACCTCGCCCGAAGACTGCGAGGCGTACGCGGGAGACGAGTCCGATCAGGAGCCCGTGATCCCCGACGCGGTCGTCGTCGCCGAGACGCCGGACGACATCCTGCGGGCGCTCGCGGCGGCGAGCGAGGCCGAGGTCCCGATCGTCCCGCGCGGCGCGGGCAGCGGCAAATCCGGCGGCGCGGTCCCCGTCGGCGGGGGCATCGTCGTCACCACGCTCGGCATGCGGAGCATCAAGGAGATCGACCGCGAAGAGCTCGTCGCCGTCGTCGAGCCGGGCGTCATCCTCGGCGACTTCCACGCCGCGGTCGAGGCCGAGGGGCTCTTTTATCCGCCCGATCCGAACTCGCTCAAGATGTGCGCCCTCGGCGGCAACCTCGCGGAGAACGCGGGCGGCCCGCGCGCCTTCAAGTACGGCGTCACGCGCGAGTACGTGCTCGGCCTCGAAGTGCTGCTCGTCGACGGAACCCGCCTCCGCACTGGTCGCCGCACGGTCAAGGGCGTCACGGGGTACGACGTCACGAGCCTGCTCGTCGGCAGCGAGGGCACGCTCGCGGTCTTCACGGAGGCCACGCTCCAGCTCATCCCGAAGCCTCCGAGCGTCGTCACGCTCCTCGGCCTTTTCGACACCGCGCTCGCCTCCGGCCGCGCCGTCTCCGCGATCATCGCCGCCGGCCTCGTCCCGCGCTGCCTCGAGCTCCTCGACGCCGGCGCGCTCTCCGCTGTCCGCGCCCGCGGCGTCCCCGTCGATGCACGCGCCGGCGCGCTCCTCCTCATCGAGGTCGACGGCGATCCCGCCTCGTGCGAGGCCGCCATGGAGCGCATCGGCGAGGCGTGTGTCGCCGAGGGCGCGCTCGACGTCCTCGTCGCGCAGGACGCCGCGCAACGCGAGCGCCTCTGGGAAGCGCGCCGCGCCCTCTCTCCGGCCACACGCGCCATGGCCCGTTACAAGATCTCCGAGGACGTCGTCGTCCCTCGCACGCGTTTGCCCGACCTCCTCCGCGAGATCGATCGCATCAGCGAGGAGACCTCGATCCGCATGCTCTCCTACGGCCACGCCGGCGACGGCAACCTGCACGTGAACTTCCTCTGGGACGACCCCGACGCCGGCCCGCGCGTCGAGCGCGGCCTCGATCGCCTCTTTCGTGCGGTCATCGGCATGCGCGGCACGCTCACGGGCGAGCATGGCGTCGGCACCTCCAAGGCCGAATACCTCCCGCTCGAACAGGGCCCGGAGCTCATCGAGCTCCAGCGCCGCTTGAAGGCCGTCTTTGATCCGAAGAACCTCCTGAACCCCCACAAGATCTTCCCCCGCCGCGGCCACGGGGTCTGCTAG
- a CDS encoding YncE family protein has translation MNREGGGSRRVAHLGFLLLGLALGAGCKREEPPAEATSAAEPDPLPELRAFEAERRAATDFAALPPSDAAFGADPYTIAALPGGERFVALLRGRDVIVVLDASMRELARLPAPGSPSGLAVTSEGRAVLVVGERGDGITRFRIQEAAPYLAPSGRFGLGGMRALRDVAVGPEGVVYAVEEHEGRLVTLWPEDEEGSDGEIAARREDVVVGGGPIHVERVGSFVVVDALHAHALVVRPVDEVGRALSAGEARIVHDGPIWSFSAVPDGAGLLVLAGGVEDRPLDRRGGFFGYVDSFVFLYRVERGAARLLSAVNVGELGVVTPKALHLAKEKDGTLAALVTGYGGEASARLVFEASGTALASPPKTSPTVPGLRDLVRLPGGGFVGANPLLDAFVIVRPDEPRERIVPVDDRDGPAPPSVEARLGEALFFTNLMAPENGTEDAHSRFTCETCHFEGYVDGRVHHTGRGEVRVVTKPLVGLFNNRPHFSRALDPDLSSVAHAEFRVAGAGSGHSPWFSLDARTHPVLAALGRSEAEPAHPLALRRALMTFLMGFSHRQNPSTAGRSAFSALEREGAKLFEARCEGCHEARLSADEKGSRLPFERWESLIFAPAGPIVWASNEYQKTGVVPYVHERGARVPSLRRLAKKRPYLTSGAAKDLADLLARARWSAEGVFFHDGAPEGAAGLEAREREALRAFLDLL, from the coding sequence ATGAATCGCGAGGGAGGCGGATCTCGCCGCGTCGCGCATCTCGGGTTCTTGCTTCTCGGCCTCGCGCTCGGCGCGGGGTGCAAGCGGGAAGAGCCGCCCGCAGAGGCCACGAGCGCCGCCGAACCAGACCCGTTGCCAGAGCTGCGTGCGTTCGAGGCGGAGCGCAGGGCCGCGACCGATTTCGCGGCCCTGCCGCCGAGCGACGCCGCGTTCGGCGCCGATCCGTACACGATCGCCGCGCTCCCCGGGGGCGAGCGTTTCGTCGCCCTCCTCCGCGGGCGGGACGTGATCGTGGTGCTCGACGCGTCGATGCGCGAGCTCGCGCGTCTGCCCGCGCCCGGATCGCCGAGCGGGCTCGCCGTGACGTCGGAGGGCCGCGCCGTGCTCGTCGTGGGCGAGCGCGGCGACGGCATCACGCGGTTTCGAATCCAGGAAGCCGCGCCGTACCTCGCACCGAGCGGTCGTTTTGGGCTCGGCGGGATGCGAGCGCTGCGTGACGTCGCCGTCGGGCCCGAGGGGGTGGTGTACGCGGTCGAGGAGCACGAGGGGCGCCTCGTGACGCTCTGGCCCGAGGATGAAGAAGGGTCGGACGGGGAGATCGCTGCGCGCCGGGAAGACGTGGTCGTCGGAGGCGGGCCGATCCACGTGGAGCGCGTGGGCTCGTTCGTCGTGGTCGATGCGCTCCACGCGCATGCGCTCGTGGTGAGGCCGGTGGACGAGGTGGGGCGCGCGCTTTCCGCAGGCGAAGCGCGGATCGTCCACGACGGGCCGATCTGGAGTTTTTCGGCGGTGCCCGACGGCGCGGGGCTTCTCGTGCTCGCGGGGGGCGTCGAGGATCGGCCGCTCGATCGGCGCGGCGGGTTCTTCGGCTACGTCGACTCGTTTGTCTTCCTGTACCGCGTGGAGCGCGGCGCGGCGCGCCTGCTCTCCGCGGTGAACGTGGGCGAGCTCGGCGTGGTGACGCCAAAGGCGCTGCACCTCGCGAAGGAGAAGGACGGCACGCTCGCGGCGCTCGTCACGGGGTACGGCGGCGAGGCGTCGGCGCGGCTCGTGTTCGAGGCGAGCGGAACAGCGCTCGCGAGCCCGCCGAAGACGAGCCCCACGGTGCCGGGCCTGCGCGACCTCGTGAGGCTGCCCGGCGGCGGGTTCGTTGGAGCGAACCCCCTGCTCGACGCGTTCGTGATCGTGCGTCCGGACGAGCCACGCGAGCGGATCGTGCCCGTCGACGATCGGGACGGGCCTGCGCCGCCGAGCGTGGAGGCGCGGCTCGGCGAGGCGCTCTTCTTCACGAACCTGATGGCCCCGGAGAACGGCACGGAGGACGCGCACAGCCGCTTCACCTGCGAGACGTGCCACTTCGAGGGGTACGTCGACGGGCGCGTGCACCACACGGGTCGCGGTGAGGTGCGTGTCGTGACGAAGCCGCTCGTCGGCCTCTTCAACAACCGGCCGCACTTCTCGCGCGCGCTCGATCCCGACCTGTCCTCGGTCGCGCACGCCGAGTTCCGCGTGGCAGGCGCGGGGAGCGGACATTCACCCTGGTTTTCGCTCGACGCCCGAACCCACCCGGTGCTCGCCGCGCTCGGCCGATCGGAGGCAGAGCCGGCCCACCCGCTCGCGCTTCGCCGCGCGCTCATGACCTTCCTCATGGGCTTCTCGCACCGGCAGAACCCGAGCACCGCGGGACGAAGCGCGTTTTCAGCGCTCGAACGCGAGGGCGCGAAGCTCTTCGAGGCGCGCTGCGAGGGGTGCCACGAGGCGCGGCTCTCGGCCGACGAGAAGGGCAGCCGGCTGCCCTTCGAGCGCTGGGAGAGCCTGATTTTCGCGCCCGCGGGGCCGATCGTTTGGGCCTCGAACGAATACCAGAAGACGGGCGTCGTCCCTTACGTGCACGAGCGCGGCGCGCGCGTGCCTTCCTTGCGCAGGCTCGCCAAGAAGCGCCCGTACCTGACGAGCGGTGCGGCGAAGGACCTCGCGGATCTCCTGGCGCGGGCGCGTTGGTCGGCGGAAGGCGTGTTCTTCCACGACGGCGCGCCCGAGGGCGCGGCGGGGCTCGAAGCGCGCGAGCGCGAGGCGCTGCGGGCGTTCTTGGATCTGCTCTAA
- a CDS encoding cell surface protein has product MHRVMVVFLGALGLAGVGCGDEGPASSTGTPNEPHACSADAAPTRTASCVVAFEPGDDAGFGADRFPEVIYGEPLGNGTTSGGLDVLSLGRGGSIVLGFGGNAIIDGEGPDFVVFENPFLVSDDPNNVYAELAEVSVSADGETWHVFPCAEDTKPPAGCAGYAPVFANGDLGVSSIDPSVSGGDTFDLAELGIEEARFVRVRDLQGIGAAPSAGFDLDAIAIVHPKVP; this is encoded by the coding sequence GTGCACCGCGTCATGGTTGTCTTCCTGGGCGCGCTGGGCCTCGCCGGCGTGGGGTGTGGGGACGAAGGGCCTGCGAGCTCGACGGGCACCCCGAACGAGCCGCACGCCTGCTCCGCGGACGCCGCGCCGACACGAACGGCATCGTGCGTGGTCGCGTTCGAGCCCGGCGACGACGCGGGGTTCGGGGCGGATCGGTTCCCCGAGGTCATCTACGGCGAGCCGCTCGGAAACGGCACGACGTCGGGCGGGCTCGACGTGCTCTCGCTCGGACGAGGCGGCTCGATCGTGCTCGGCTTCGGCGGCAACGCGATCATCGACGGAGAAGGCCCGGATTTCGTGGTGTTCGAGAATCCGTTTCTCGTGTCGGACGATCCGAACAACGTCTACGCAGAGCTCGCCGAGGTCTCCGTCAGCGCCGACGGCGAGACCTGGCACGTGTTCCCTTGCGCCGAGGACACGAAGCCGCCCGCAGGATGCGCCGGGTACGCTCCGGTCTTCGCGAACGGCGATCTCGGCGTCTCCTCCATCGATCCCAGCGTATCCGGCGGCGACACGTTCGATCTTGCGGAGCTCGGCATCGAGGAGGCTCGATTCGTCCGCGTCCGGGATCTCCAGGGCATCGGCGCGGCGCCGAGTGCGGGCTTTGATCTCGACGCGATCGCCATCGTGCACCCCAAGGTGCCTTGA
- the ruvC gene encoding crossover junction endodeoxyribonuclease RuvC yields MRVLGIDPGSRHLGWGVLERVGTRVEHVAHGVIDVDLDGTFADRLVDIDDRLGEVITQYAPSHAAVESIFFSKDAQSAAKLGHARGVVLLRLARASLQTSEYPPALVKRTVAGKGAADKRQVAMVVTAILRLGTPPRSDAADALAIALTHCNVVGFQTALAASAPARPARRRANVP; encoded by the coding sequence GTGCGTGTCCTCGGCATCGATCCTGGCAGCCGCCACCTCGGGTGGGGTGTGCTCGAGCGCGTCGGCACGCGGGTCGAGCATGTCGCCCACGGCGTCATCGACGTCGACCTCGACGGAACCTTCGCCGACCGCCTCGTCGACATCGACGACCGCCTCGGCGAGGTCATCACGCAGTACGCGCCCTCGCACGCCGCGGTCGAGAGCATCTTCTTCTCCAAGGACGCGCAGAGCGCGGCCAAGCTCGGCCATGCGCGCGGCGTCGTCCTGCTCCGGCTCGCCCGCGCTTCGCTCCAGACGTCCGAGTACCCGCCTGCGCTCGTCAAGCGCACCGTCGCGGGCAAGGGCGCGGCGGACAAGCGCCAGGTGGCCATGGTCGTCACAGCCATCCTCCGGCTCGGCACGCCGCCTCGGTCGGACGCCGCCGATGCCCTCGCCATCGCGCTCACGCACTGCAACGTCGTTGGTTTCCAGACGGCGCTTGCCGCCTCTGCGCCCGCTCGCCCGGCTCGGCGGCGTGCGAACGTCCCGTGA